The genomic DNA GTTCATTCAAGTTAAACCGTCGGTTTGCTGCCCGCTCACAACAGGAGGCTTGCCTTTGCCGAGTCCGTATTCCACTGCCACCCTTTTGCTCCCCGGGGGGCTTCGTTCATGAGTGCCTCGTCCCTGCCACCCAGCGGCCTGGTCCGCATGAACCCGCCGGTCTTTTACTTCGCCGCGACCTTTATCCTGCTGTTCGGCCTGGTGGTGATTGCCATGCCCGCGCAAGCCGGCGCCTGGTTGCTGGCCGCGCAGAACTGGGCGGCCAATACGGTCGGCTGGTACTACATGCTGGCGATGACGCTGTATCTGGTCTTCGTGGTGGTCACCGCCTTGTCCGGCTACGGCAAGATCAAGCTCGGTGCCGACCACGACGAGCCCGAATTCAGTTATCTGTCCTGGGCCGGCATGCTGTTCGCCGCCGGCATCAGCATCACGCTGTTTTTCTTCTGCGTTTCCGAGCCGCTGACCCACATGGTGCAACCGCCCCAGGGCGAGGCCGGTACCGCCGAGGCGGCGCGCCAGGCCATGCAGATCCTGTTCTTGCACTGGGGCCTGCACGGCTGGGGCGTTTTCGCGTTCGTCGGTATGGCCTTGGCGTACTTCGCCTATCGGCACAATCTGCCGCTGGCCCTGCGTTCGGCGTTGTACCCGTTGATCGGCAAGCGCATAAACGGCCCCATCGGTTACGCCGTGGACGGCTTCGGCATTATCGCGACGGTGTTCGGCCTCGGCGCGGACATGGGCTTTGGTGTGCTGCACCTCAATTCCGGGCTCGACTACCTGTTCGGCATCGCCCACACCCAGTGGATTCAGGTCGGCCTGATCGTGCTGATGATGGGGGCGGCGATCCTCGTGGCGGTGGCCGGTGTCGACAAGGGCGTGCGGGTCATGTCCGACATCAACATGCTGTTGGCCTGTGCATTGTTGCTGTTCGTGCTGTTCGCCGGGCCCACCCAGCATTTGCTCAACACCTTGATCCAGAACATCGGCGATTACCTCGGCGCCCTGCCGATGAAGAGTTTCGACCTGTACGCCTACAACAAACCCAGCGACTGGCTGGGCGGCTGGACGGTGTTCTACTGGGCCTGGTGGATCGCGTGGTCGCCGTTCGTGGGGCTGTTCATCGCACGGATTTCCCGTGGTCGCACCATCCGTGAATTCGTGTTTGGCGTGTTGCTGATCCCCCTGGGTTTCACCCTGGCGTGGATGTCGATCTTCGGCAACAGCGCCATCGACCAAGTGTTGAACCACGGCATGAGCGCCCTGGGCATGTCCGCCCTGGAAAACCCATCGATGAGCCTTTACCTGCTGCTGGAAACCTATCCCTGGAGCAAGACCGTCATCGCGGTCACCGTGTTCATCAGCTTCGTGTTTTTCGTCACGTCTGCCGACTCGGGCACGGTGGTGCTGTCGACGTTGTCGGCCAAGGGCGGCAACCCCGATGAGGACGGGCCGAAATGGCTGCGGGTGTTCTGGGGCGCGATGACGGCCCTGGTGACCAGTGCGTTGTTGTTCTCCGGCAGCATCGATGCCTTGAAGTCGGCGGTGGTGCTGACGTCCTTGCCGTTCTCGTTGATTTTGCTGTTGATGATGTGGGGCCTGCACAAGGCGTTTTACCTGGAGTCCCAGAAGCAGATCGCGCAATTGCATTCCCTGGCGCCGGTGTCGGGGGCGCGCCGGGGCACGGGCGGCTGGCGCCAGCGTTTGAGCCAGGCGGTGCATTTTCCGTCCCGTGATGAGGTGTACCGTTTCCTCGACACGACGGTGCGTCCGGCCATTGAAGAGGTGACCGCGGTGTTCGTCGAGAAGGGCCTGACGGTGGTGACCCAGCCTGACCCGGCCAACGACAGCGTCAGCCTGGAGATCGGCCACGGGGAGCAGCATCCGTTTATTTACCAGGTGCAGATGCGCGGCTACTTCACGCCGTCCTTCGCCCGCGGCGGCATGGGCTCGAAGGAGCTCAACAACCGACGCTACTACCGTGCCGAGGTGCACTTGAGTGAAGGCAGCCAGGATTACGATTTGGTGGGCTATACCAAGGAGCAAGTCATCAACGACATCCTCGACCAGTACGAGCGGCATTTGCAGTTCCTGCATTTGGTGCGCTGACAGAGGTCCTGGTTTTTCTATCTTCACGGCCTCATCGCGAGCGGGCTCGCTCCCACAGGGTTAAGTGGTTCTCTCCTACAGGGCTAGTGATTTCCTTGTGGGAGCGAGCTTGCTCGCGATAGCGGTTTGACTGGCGACGCAGAACGAAGCCTCAGACCAGCCCGCCATTGGCCCGCAGGACCTGCCCATTCACCCAGCCAGCGGCCGGGCTCACCAGGAACGCGATGATGCTGGCAATGTCCTGGGGCTGGCCGAGGCGTTCCAGGGGCGGCATCTTGGCGTAGTGCTGCACCTGTTCTTCGCTCTTGCCGTGCATGAACAGTTCAGTGGCGACCGGGCCGGGGGCCACGGCATTCACCGTGATCTGGCGCCCGCGCAGTTCCTTGGCAAACACCTGGGTCAGGGATTCCACCGCCGCCTTGCTGGCGATGTACACCGAGTAGCCGGGTAGGTTCAGGCCTACGGTACTGCTGGAAAAATTCACGATCCGGCCGCCGTCGTTCAGCCGGGTCGCGGCTTCGCGCAGGGTGTTGAAGGTGCCACGGGTGTTGATGGCGAACGTCTGCTCGAACAGCTCGTCGCTGTGCTGCGCCAGGGGCATCACCTGGAGAATGCCAGCGTTGTTGATCAACACATCGACCTTGCCCAACTGCGCTTCGGTTTCATCGAACATCCGCCGCACATCGGCGGCGGAAGATACGTCCGCCTTGACCGCTATGGCTTGGTGGCCAGCCTGGCGCAATTGCACCACCAACCTGGACGCCTCGCTGGCGCTGTTGGCGTAATTGACGACAACGGCAAAACCATCGCTGGCCAGTTGCTTGGCGATTTCGGCGCCAATGCCGCGGGAGGCGCCGGTCACGATGGCAACTTTCGAGTTTTGAACAGTCATGTGAGGGTTCCTTTGAGGTTGAGGGGCTGTGATCCGTTGAGGCCAGATTCACATGTTTACTCTTGGCGATAAATGCACGAGAGTTGCCTTGACTGTTCAATTTTTTCCAACAATCAGCGCGTGGGGCTCAGATGGACCAAGTCAAGGCGATGAGGGTGTTTGTCCGCATCTACGAGCGCAGCAGCTTCACCCTGGCCGCTGAAGACTTGAACATGCCCCGGGCCACGCTGACCCACACGCTCAATCAATTCGAAGCCTGGCTGGGCGTTCGTTTGCTGGAGCGCAGCACTCGCAAGGTGCGCCCGACCCTCGATGGCGAAGCCTACTACCCACGCTGCGTGCAATTGCTGGCGGAGCTCGAAGAAGCCGAACTGGCGTTTCGCGGCGTGGCGCCCAAAGGCAAACTGAGAGTAGACCTGCACGGCACCCAGGCCAGGTATTTCGTCATTCCGGCGTTACCACAATTCATGGCCCGCTACCCCGAAATAGAACTGTTCATCAGCGAGGCGGATCGGTTTGTCGACCTGATTGCCGAGGGCGTCGATTGCGTGCTGCGCTCCGGTGCGCTGACGGACTCGTCATTGATCGGCCGGCGTGTCGCCAACCTTCGGCAAATCACCTGTGCCAGTCCCGGTTACCTGCGCCAGCACGGCGTACCGACAAGCCTCGATGACTTGAAACATCACAGGGCGGTGAATTACGTCTCGCGGACCACCGGCAAGCTCTATCCGTTTGAGTTCATGGTCGATGGCGAACTCAAGGAGGTGCCGATCGGGGGCTCGTTGTCGGTGTCCGGCGCCGAAATCTATGCCGCCTCGGCCATCGCCGGCCTGGGCCTGATCCAATGCCCGCATTACCGAATGCAAGAGCAGATCCAGCAGGGCCTGATCCAGGAAGTCCTCCCTGCCACCCCACCACCGTCCATGCCGGTCTCGGTGCTTTATCCGCACAACCGACTCATGTCGCCACGGGTTCGCGTATTCGTGGATTGGGTGGCGGAGGTGTTTGCGCAGGCGCGTTAGTGTGCCCTCCGACTTCCTGGCACTGCAAAACCCTGTGGGAGCGGGCTTGCTCGCGAATGCGTCGGCAAATTCGAAATTTGTGCTGACTGACACACCGCTTTCGCGAGCAAGCCCGCTCCCACACCTCATATGCGAACTTTCAGCCTGACCGAGGCGTCTGTGAAATGTTAGCTTCTGCCACCAGCCGTCCGAACAGAGAGCCTTTTCGATGACCTACACCGCTGCGCAAAACCGCTACGAGTCCATTCCTTACCGCCGCGTCGGTCGCAGCGGTCTGGTGCTGCCGGCGTTGTCGCTGGGGTTGTGGCACAACTTTGGCGACAGTACGCCCATCGACACCCAGCGCGCCTTGCTGCGCACGGCGTTCGACCTGGGGATCAACCACTTCGACCTGGCGAACAACTACGGCCCGCCCTACGGCAGCGCCGAGATCAATTTCGGCCGATTGCTGCGCGAAGATTTCAAGCAGTACCGCGATGAGTTGATCATCTCCAGCAAGGCCGGTTGGGACATGTGGCCGGGGCCTTACGGCCAGGGCGGTGGTTCGCGCAAATACGTGCTGGCCAGCCTCGACCAGAGTCTGCAACGCCTGGGGCTGGACTATGTGGATATCTTCTATTCCCACCGTTTCGACCCCGATACGCCACTGGAAGAAACCGCCAGTGCGCTGGCCACTGCGGTGCAGCAGGGCAAGGCGTTGTACATCGGTATTTCCTCGTATTCCGGGGTGAAGACCCGGGAAATGGCGGCGCTGCTCAAGGAGTGGAAAGTCCCGCTGCTGATCCACCAGCCGGCCTACAACCTGCTCAACCGCTGGGTGGAAAAAGACCTGCTGGACGCCACCGACGAATTGGGTACCGGTGTGATTGCCTTCACCCCACTGGCCCAAGGCCTGCTGACCGACAAGTACCTCAAGGGCGTTCCGGCCGACGCGCGGGTGAATCGTCCGGGCGGTGGCTCGTTGCAGGCTTCGCACCTGTCGGAGGAGAACCTCGCCCACGTGCGTGCGCTCAATGAGATCGCCCAGCGTCGCGGCCAGAGCCTGGCCCAGATGGCGCTGGCCTGGACCCTGCGTGATCCCCGCGTGACCAGCGCCCTGATCGGCGCCAGTCGGCAGGAGCAGATCATCGAGAACGTCGCCGCCTTGCAGAACCTGAACTTCAGCGCCGAAGAACTGGCCGAGATCGACCGGTTTGCCCAGGAAGGCGGGATCAATCTTTGGGAGAAACCTTCGTCGGCGGAGTAATGAATCAGCCGATCAGCGATGTTCGGCTGAACATACAATCCTGTGACTGGAGATGATCTGTGGCGAGGGGATTTATCCCCGCTGGGCTGCGAAGCGGCCCCCCCCCAAGCAGCCAACTGGATCAACCTGATACACCGCATGCTCAGGTTTAGGGCTGCTTCGCAGCCCAGCGGGGATAAATCCCCTCGCCACAAGAGCAATTCAGATTCAGTGCCTTACTTGAAAAACGGCACATCCCCCAACACCGTCGCCCGGTGCATTACCCGCCGGGCGGGGCGGTAGTCGTCCACGGCAAAATGCTGGGTGACGCGGTTGTCCCAGAACGCCACGTCGTTGACCTGCCAACGCCAGCGCAGGGTGAACTCCGGGCGAGTGGCGTGGGCAAAGAGCAGTTTCAGGATCGCCTCGCTTTCGGTCTCCGACAGTTCGTTGATGCGCGTGGTGAAGCCTTCATTGACGAACAGCGACCGACGCCCGCTCACCGGATGGGTGCGGATCACCGGGTGGGACAGCGGCGGGTTTTTCCGTCGTGCTTGTTCCCAGCGTTCCAGGTCCTCGGCGGTGTTACCAAACCGTTCCAATGGAAAGGAACGGGTGAAGTCATGAGTCGCCGTCAGGCCTTCCAGCAAGTGTTTCAACGGTGTCGACAAGGCTTCGTAGGCGGCGATGCCGGTGGCCCACAAGGTATCGCCGCCCACCGTCGGCAGCAGTTTGGCGCTGAGCACCGCGCCCAGGGCGGGCGTCGGGAGGAAGGTCACGTCGGTGTGCCACACGGCGTTGTCGCGGACATCGGTGACGGCGGTGTCGAGCACCAATACTTCAGGCTGCTCCGGCACGTTGGGGTAGATCGGGTGAATGTGCAGGTCACCAAAATAGGCGGCGAAACGCGCTTGCTGCGTCGGCTCGATTGGTTGGTCGCGAAAGAACAGCACCTGATGCTCAAGCAGGGCCTGCTCGATGACATCACGATGTTCCGAGCTCAGTGGCTGGCTAATATCGATCCCGCTGATCTGCGCGCCAAGGGCGATGCTCAAAGGGGTAATGATCGGGCGGCTCATTGTCGTGTTCTCGCGGTGGGGCGCCGAATGGACGGCGTGGTCATTGGGTCTCAATGGGTCTGGCCGTGCCAGGGCACCAGTTTGCGTTGCAGGGCGCGCAAGCCCATTTCCATGGCGAAGGCGATCAGTGCGATCACCAGGATCCCCAGCACCACCACATCGGTGACCAGGAACTGCGCCGCTGACTGCACCATGAACCCCAGGCCGCTGGTGGCGGCAATCAGCTCGGCGGCCACCAACGTCGACCAACCTACGCCCAGGCCAATGCGAATACCGGTGAGGATGTCCGGCAGGGCACTGGGCACGATCACATGGCGAATCAACTGTGCCCGTGTGGCGCCCAGCGATTGGGCCGCGCGCAGCTTGGCCCGGTCGACGGTGCGCACGCGGGTGGCGGTGGCAATGGCGATTGGGGCGAAGATCGCCAGGTAGATCAGCAGTACCTTCGACAACTCGCCGATGCCGCACCAGATCACGATCAACGGCAGGTACGCCAACGGTGGAATCGGCCGGTAGAACTCGATCAACGGATCGAGCACGCCGCGCGCGATGCGGTTGGCGCCAATGGCGATGCCCACCGGCACCGCCGTCAGCACTGCGAACAACAGGCCCAGGCCGATGCGTTCAAGGCTGGCGGCCAAGTGTTGCCAGAGAGTGGAGTCCATGTAGCCATGGGTCACCAGCAACCAGCCTTTTTGCAGCACGGCCGACGGCGGGGGCAGGAACAGTGGTTCGATCAGACCGCTGGCGGTGACGGCCCACCAGGCTGCCAGCAAGGCGATCAAGGTCAAGCCACTGATCCAGCGCGTACTCAGATGGGGTCTCAAGTCGCTGGCCGTGGGCTTGTTCGCCGCATCACGGATCACGGCTGGAATTTCGTAGCTGCTCATGCGCGCTCCTGGGGTCGAGTGGCGCTGCGTTGGGAGAACACTTTGGCGAGCACATGCTCGCGGGTTTCGATGAAGCGCGGGTCGGACTTGATCGACCGCGCCGACTCCCCTGCCTCGTAGCGCTGACCGAAATCCAGGCTCAGGCGCTCGACGATCTGCCCCGGGTTCGGTGCCAGCAGAATCAAGTCAGTGGCAAGGAAGACGGCTTCTTCAATGTCATGGGTGATCAGAAACACCGGCTTGGCGGTGTGCTGCCAGACCTGCAGCAACAGTTCCTGCATCTGCTCACGGGTGAAGGCGTCCAGCGCACCGAAGGGTTCGTCCATCAACAGCACACGCGGGTCGGCCGCCAATGCCCGGGCCAGGCCGACGCGTTGCTTCTGGCCGCCGGAGAGCTGCCAGACGCGGCGTTGCTCGAAACCGGCCAGGTCCACGAGGGCAAGCATTTCCCGGGCGCGAGCCTCACGCTTTTGCTTGGCGACCCCGGCCAGTTCCAGGCCGAACCCAACGTTTGCCAGCACGTCCTGCCAGGGCAGCAGCGCATCATCCTGGAACACCACGCCGCGCTCGGCGCTCGGGCCCTTGACCGGCGTACCGTCGAGGGTGATCTGCCCGGCGCTGGGCTCGACGAACCCGGCAATCAGGTTCAACAGCGATGTCTTGCCACTGCCGGACGGGCCAAGGGCAACCAGCAACTGCTTCGGCCCCAGGGTCAGGGAAATATCCGCCAGCACCGGTTCCGCCGCGCCGGGGTACTGTGCGCTGATGCGCTCCAGCTGTAGCAAGGCCATCGCCTGTCTCCCTTTTTTTGATCAGTGAGTGATGTATTTGGCGCTGACGTAAGGCGCGTAGTCCGGCAGTACGGCGTCGACCTTGCCTTGCTCTTTGAGGAACGCGGCGGTGTCGGTGATGGCTTGGGTGGTCGGTGTGCCAAGACTCACGACCTGATCGGCCGCCAGGGGAAAGACGTTGCCTTGCAGCAACAGCGGGATATCACTGGCCTTGGCGCCGGAGAGCTTCACCAGTTTGTCGACATTGGACGCATCGGCCAGCCAGGCTTTTGGGTCCTTGCGGTACTGGGCGTAGGCGTCCAGGGTGACTTTGGCGAAGGCGGTGACAATTTCAGGATGCTTCTGGGCGAAGTCCTTGCGCACGATCCAGGCATCGAAGGTTGGTGCGCCGAACTTGGCCAGTTCCGCGGAGGTGATCAGCACCTTGCCGTTTTCCTTGGCCACGCCCAGGGCCGGATCCCAGACGTACGTGGCATCGATGTCGCCGCGCTTCCAGGCGGCGATGATGGCCGGTGGCGCCAGGTTGAGCACGGTGACTTTCGACGGGTCGATGTTCCAATGCTTCAACGCGGCGAGCAGGCTGTAGTGCCCGGTGGACACGAACGGCACGGCGATCTTCTTGCCGATCAGATCTTGCGGGGAATTAATGCCGGAGCCATCACGAACCACCAAGGCCTCGGCGGCGCCGATCTGGGTGGCGATGAGGAAGGTTTCCACCGGGACCTGGCGGGTGATTGCGGCCGTCAATGGGCTGGAGCCGAGGTAGCCGATCTGCACGTCGCCCGAGGCGATGGCGCTGATGACATCGGCGCCGTTGTCGAACTTGCGCCAGTCGATCTTGGCTTGGGTGGCTTTTTCATAGGCGCCGTCGGCCTGGGCGACTTTGGCCGGGTCGACGGTGGTCTGGTAAGCGACGGTCAGGTCGGCCGCCTGGGCAAAAAGACTCGTTGCGGCCAGGGAGGCGGCCGCGAGAAGGCGAAGGGGGAAACGCAAAGACATGGAAAATCTCCTCAACAGGCCGCCGGATGTTCGGCGTTGGAGGAGA from Pseudomonas beijingensis includes the following:
- the betT gene encoding choline transporter BetT → MNPPVFYFAATFILLFGLVVIAMPAQAGAWLLAAQNWAANTVGWYYMLAMTLYLVFVVVTALSGYGKIKLGADHDEPEFSYLSWAGMLFAAGISITLFFFCVSEPLTHMVQPPQGEAGTAEAARQAMQILFLHWGLHGWGVFAFVGMALAYFAYRHNLPLALRSALYPLIGKRINGPIGYAVDGFGIIATVFGLGADMGFGVLHLNSGLDYLFGIAHTQWIQVGLIVLMMGAAILVAVAGVDKGVRVMSDINMLLACALLLFVLFAGPTQHLLNTLIQNIGDYLGALPMKSFDLYAYNKPSDWLGGWTVFYWAWWIAWSPFVGLFIARISRGRTIREFVFGVLLIPLGFTLAWMSIFGNSAIDQVLNHGMSALGMSALENPSMSLYLLLETYPWSKTVIAVTVFISFVFFVTSADSGTVVLSTLSAKGGNPDEDGPKWLRVFWGAMTALVTSALLFSGSIDALKSAVVLTSLPFSLILLLMMWGLHKAFYLESQKQIAQLHSLAPVSGARRGTGGWRQRLSQAVHFPSRDEVYRFLDTTVRPAIEEVTAVFVEKGLTVVTQPDPANDSVSLEIGHGEQHPFIYQVQMRGYFTPSFARGGMGSKELNNRRYYRAEVHLSEGSQDYDLVGYTKEQVINDILDQYERHLQFLHLVR
- the tauB gene encoding taurine ABC transporter ATP-binding subunit; its protein translation is MALLQLERISAQYPGAAEPVLADISLTLGPKQLLVALGPSGSGKTSLLNLIAGFVEPSAGQITLDGTPVKGPSAERGVVFQDDALLPWQDVLANVGFGLELAGVAKQKREARAREMLALVDLAGFEQRRVWQLSGGQKQRVGLARALAADPRVLLMDEPFGALDAFTREQMQELLLQVWQHTAKPVFLITHDIEEAVFLATDLILLAPNPGQIVERLSLDFGQRYEAGESARSIKSDPRFIETREHVLAKVFSQRSATRPQERA
- a CDS encoding LysR family transcriptional regulator translates to MDQVKAMRVFVRIYERSSFTLAAEDLNMPRATLTHTLNQFEAWLGVRLLERSTRKVRPTLDGEAYYPRCVQLLAELEEAELAFRGVAPKGKLRVDLHGTQARYFVIPALPQFMARYPEIELFISEADRFVDLIAEGVDCVLRSGALTDSSLIGRRVANLRQITCASPGYLRQHGVPTSLDDLKHHRAVNYVSRTTGKLYPFEFMVDGELKEVPIGGSLSVSGAEIYAASAIAGLGLIQCPHYRMQEQIQQGLIQEVLPATPPPSMPVSVLYPHNRLMSPRVRVFVDWVAEVFAQAR
- the tauA gene encoding taurine ABC transporter substrate-binding protein, which produces MSLRFPLRLLAAASLAATSLFAQAADLTVAYQTTVDPAKVAQADGAYEKATQAKIDWRKFDNGADVISAIASGDVQIGYLGSSPLTAAITRQVPVETFLIATQIGAAEALVVRDGSGINSPQDLIGKKIAVPFVSTGHYSLLAALKHWNIDPSKVTVLNLAPPAIIAAWKRGDIDATYVWDPALGVAKENGKVLITSAELAKFGAPTFDAWIVRKDFAQKHPEIVTAFAKVTLDAYAQYRKDPKAWLADASNVDKLVKLSGAKASDIPLLLQGNVFPLAADQVVSLGTPTTQAITDTAAFLKEQGKVDAVLPDYAPYVSAKYITH
- the tauC gene encoding taurine ABC transporter permease TauC; the protein is MSSYEIPAVIRDAANKPTASDLRPHLSTRWISGLTLIALLAAWWAVTASGLIEPLFLPPPSAVLQKGWLLVTHGYMDSTLWQHLAASLERIGLGLLFAVLTAVPVGIAIGANRIARGVLDPLIEFYRPIPPLAYLPLIVIWCGIGELSKVLLIYLAIFAPIAIATATRVRTVDRAKLRAAQSLGATRAQLIRHVIVPSALPDILTGIRIGLGVGWSTLVAAELIAATSGLGFMVQSAAQFLVTDVVVLGILVIALIAFAMEMGLRALQRKLVPWHGQTH
- the mgrA gene encoding L-glyceraldehyde 3-phosphate reductase, which codes for MTYTAAQNRYESIPYRRVGRSGLVLPALSLGLWHNFGDSTPIDTQRALLRTAFDLGINHFDLANNYGPPYGSAEINFGRLLREDFKQYRDELIISSKAGWDMWPGPYGQGGGSRKYVLASLDQSLQRLGLDYVDIFYSHRFDPDTPLEETASALATAVQQGKALYIGISSYSGVKTREMAALLKEWKVPLLIHQPAYNLLNRWVEKDLLDATDELGTGVIAFTPLAQGLLTDKYLKGVPADARVNRPGGGSLQASHLSEENLAHVRALNEIAQRRGQSLAQMALAWTLRDPRVTSALIGASRQEQIIENVAALQNLNFSAEELAEIDRFAQEGGINLWEKPSSAE
- the tauD gene encoding taurine dioxygenase, which gives rise to MSRPIITPLSIALGAQISGIDISQPLSSEHRDVIEQALLEHQVLFFRDQPIEPTQQARFAAYFGDLHIHPIYPNVPEQPEVLVLDTAVTDVRDNAVWHTDVTFLPTPALGAVLSAKLLPTVGGDTLWATGIAAYEALSTPLKHLLEGLTATHDFTRSFPLERFGNTAEDLERWEQARRKNPPLSHPVIRTHPVSGRRSLFVNEGFTTRINELSETESEAILKLLFAHATRPEFTLRWRWQVNDVAFWDNRVTQHFAVDDYRPARRVMHRATVLGDVPFFK
- a CDS encoding SDR family oxidoreductase, with translation MTVQNSKVAIVTGASRGIGAEIAKQLASDGFAVVVNYANSASEASRLVVQLRQAGHQAIAVKADVSSAADVRRMFDETEAQLGKVDVLINNAGILQVMPLAQHSDELFEQTFAINTRGTFNTLREAATRLNDGGRIVNFSSSTVGLNLPGYSVYIASKAAVESLTQVFAKELRGRQITVNAVAPGPVATELFMHGKSEEQVQHYAKMPPLERLGQPQDIASIIAFLVSPAAGWVNGQVLRANGGLV